One stretch of Sebaldella sp. S0638 DNA includes these proteins:
- a CDS encoding S26 family signal peptidase yields MKELFINKENRRISNIISFFFFAFSFLFVIFVNVLVANTQPSVPIGLYIKTGNKNLKKGDIVVFRLDEKYNKFYNSKNNLQPMKTIQATSDDIVFIKNNQIYVNNESFGEILPIGVKADSLKIKKDCFFLLSKKKNSFDSRYYGQVCKKDIYYKTKLLYEWKGSIYAR; encoded by the coding sequence TTGAAAGAATTATTTATAAATAAAGAAAATAGAAGAATATCAAATATAATATCATTTTTTTTCTTTGCTTTTTCCTTTCTCTTTGTAATTTTTGTTAATGTTTTGGTTGCAAATACTCAACCCTCTGTACCTATAGGACTATATATTAAAACAGGAAATAAAAATCTAAAGAAAGGCGATATTGTGGTTTTCAGGCTAGATGAGAAATATAATAAATTTTATAATTCTAAAAATAACTTACAGCCAATGAAGACTATACAAGCCACATCAGATGACATTGTTTTCATCAAGAATAATCAAATTTATGTAAATAATGAGAGTTTTGGAGAAATCCTGCCTATAGGAGTAAAAGCTGATTCTTTAAAAATAAAAAAAGACTGTTTTTTCTTGTTATCCAAAAAGAAAAACAGTTTTGACAGCAGATACTACGGTCAAGTATGCAAAAAAGATATTTATTATAAAACAAAGTTACTTTATGAATGGAAAGGGAGCATTTATGCACGATAA
- the traD gene encoding conjugal transfer protein TraD produces the protein MFEKADLMLIDSATLLGFLINLKQFNNSILSSFRDVGKKYIEAEKEVKKKITYKQAKTEEEKKLKKEKRSRRERELLNLSGLLRLAEIFDYDNELLLGYLLQFKKITPENKKICNEQGILFFEQHKMQKEYKKLEAERKKRKQEKEEENQRKREQIRVAEYQTEEEEKIYKRNTVIR, from the coding sequence ATGTTTGAAAAAGCAGACTTAATGCTGATAGATAGTGCTACTTTATTAGGATTTCTAATTAATTTAAAACAATTTAACAATAGCATATTATCTAGTTTTAGAGATGTCGGGAAAAAATATATAGAAGCAGAGAAAGAAGTTAAGAAAAAAATAACTTATAAACAGGCAAAAACAGAGGAAGAAAAAAAGCTAAAAAAGGAAAAAAGAAGTAGAAGAGAAAGGGAATTATTGAATTTATCAGGACTTTTAAGATTAGCAGAAATATTTGATTATGATAATGAATTATTATTGGGATATTTACTGCAATTTAAAAAGATAACCCCTGAAAATAAAAAAATATGTAATGAACAAGGGATTTTATTTTTTGAACAGCACAAAATGCAAAAAGAATATAAAAAATTAGAAGCAGAAAGAAAAAAAAGAAAGCAGGAAAAGGAAGAGGAAAACCAAAGGAAAAGAGAACAGATAAGGGTTGCAGAATATCAAACAGAAGAAGAAGAAAAAATTTATAAAAGAAATACTGTAATAAGATAA